The Virgibacillus siamensis genome includes a region encoding these proteins:
- a CDS encoding BTAD domain-containing putative transcriptional regulator has product MGKIPIIHSQLSPPPMRDRFVRRVKVNRKLHHAAEYPLTIVHAGAGYGKSTALAAYVRDADMDICWYSISRNDDDILPFINNLTHAVKQKYPVFGKTILDELEGLDNHINTEQIWLLASSFINEILQLKKPVTLILDDFHHVKNSYEIEQWTKLLLEHVPENLHIILSGRNRPKWDVIPKLKVKGDLLDIDQNDLVLSAEEMDHVLKDIYGVYLSPEDLRRIHQLTEGWAIAFSMFAQHIQSKSSIHTILENRQKSLQDLFDYLAAEVLSKQSLIIQQFLLQSSIIDVLTADICDDVLEINGSEEILAGLVEQNLFIIDGEGNHFRYHALFKTFLENQLKENHPHEFKKLHTYAAQYYKKIFHLETALFHYRKIHEYGAIAQILIEHGKKMLRTGRLQYLYELLAELPEAYKEKNRILYFYQGEIERYHSAYADAEKNFDRILKSYQKDYYLAGLALEGKTRIYLDTIQPDKAERYVSQAIQMREQSGAPGEEMAHLFQLMAENLINSGQAMKAETWFDREKELNLPLEEGNLQARIYLRTGRLLKAKELLIRRKQTVQSTKHLPQSHRETDILLSIIEAFMGEAESSKKLASDGIQLGLKIQSPFVEACGWMRMGHAVQMLDHYDTELAVECYETALNIMEKINVSRGKAEPYMGLSVLYGKKQMHQQAVEMSEKGLQETEKVNDRWLSSIIRLGLGITQVYNNSFIDALETMAETLEEFKSCGDRYGMIVSRFWFAYIAFKQGKEKVFMDEMGIFLREVQMHAYDFFLKKRTMFGPSDVQNVAPMLLKAKELDIEATFVSRTLHELGFNETIKSHPGYTLSIQTFGHLEVSLGEKQLESSDWQRGKAKELFEYFITNRKTLMPKEEIFHALWPDQDEDSANKLFKVTFNALLKALEPDRKPRQESFFIQRNGSSYGLNADSGYKLDCVMFEKGVLSGIEESDPKHAKELLERTLALYQGSYLADVRYADWCMTERERLQLIYLRGCEKMAQVTIRLHEFNACIEWCEKILKLDPAWEEAYRLLMYSYYQNNNRPQAIRWYEKCAVMLDRELGIEPMEPTKELYEMIIKSEDLNTIN; this is encoded by the coding sequence ATGGGGAAAATACCAATTATTCATAGCCAGCTTAGTCCGCCGCCAATGCGGGACCGTTTTGTCCGGCGTGTTAAAGTAAATCGTAAACTTCACCATGCAGCTGAATATCCGCTGACAATCGTGCACGCAGGTGCTGGATACGGTAAAAGTACAGCTCTTGCAGCTTATGTTCGGGATGCCGATATGGACATTTGCTGGTATTCGATTTCTCGTAATGATGATGATATTCTCCCATTCATAAACAATCTTACCCACGCCGTTAAGCAAAAATATCCTGTATTCGGAAAGACCATTCTGGATGAACTGGAAGGGCTTGATAACCATATCAATACCGAGCAAATATGGTTACTGGCTTCTTCGTTCATTAATGAAATTCTTCAATTAAAAAAGCCGGTTACACTGATATTGGATGACTTTCACCATGTTAAAAATTCATATGAAATTGAACAATGGACAAAGTTGTTGTTGGAGCATGTTCCGGAAAATCTTCACATCATTTTATCCGGCCGCAATCGCCCGAAATGGGATGTTATTCCAAAACTGAAGGTGAAAGGTGATTTACTGGATATTGACCAAAATGATCTTGTCTTGTCCGCTGAAGAAATGGATCATGTACTGAAGGATATTTATGGGGTGTATTTATCACCGGAAGATTTACGGAGAATACATCAGCTGACAGAAGGATGGGCGATAGCATTCAGCATGTTTGCGCAGCACATTCAAAGCAAATCTTCCATTCATACAATTTTGGAAAATCGTCAGAAGTCATTACAGGATTTATTTGACTATTTGGCTGCCGAAGTACTGTCAAAGCAATCACTTATTATCCAACAGTTTTTACTGCAGTCAAGCATTATTGATGTACTGACAGCAGATATTTGTGATGATGTTCTGGAAATCAATGGGTCTGAAGAAATTCTTGCAGGACTGGTTGAACAGAACTTATTCATTATTGACGGTGAAGGAAATCATTTTCGATATCATGCCTTATTTAAAACCTTCCTGGAAAATCAGCTAAAGGAAAATCACCCTCACGAATTTAAAAAATTGCATACATACGCGGCACAATACTATAAAAAAATATTCCACCTGGAAACTGCTTTATTTCATTACCGTAAAATACATGAATATGGAGCTATTGCCCAAATTCTAATAGAACATGGTAAAAAAATGCTTCGTACCGGAAGATTGCAGTATCTGTATGAATTACTTGCTGAACTGCCTGAAGCGTATAAAGAAAAAAATCGCATTCTTTATTTTTATCAGGGGGAGATTGAACGTTATCATTCAGCATATGCTGATGCAGAAAAAAACTTTGACCGGATACTGAAAAGCTACCAGAAAGATTATTACCTGGCAGGATTGGCATTGGAGGGGAAAACACGAATTTATCTGGATACCATCCAGCCTGATAAAGCAGAGCGTTATGTCAGTCAGGCAATACAAATGCGTGAACAATCAGGAGCACCGGGAGAAGAAATGGCACACCTTTTTCAGCTGATGGCGGAAAATCTTATTAATTCGGGACAGGCCATGAAAGCTGAAACCTGGTTTGATCGGGAAAAGGAATTAAATCTGCCTTTGGAAGAAGGGAATCTGCAGGCGCGTATATACCTCCGCACCGGCCGGCTGCTAAAAGCAAAAGAGCTGCTTATTCGCCGTAAGCAGACGGTCCAATCGACGAAACACCTGCCACAATCGCACAGGGAGACAGATATTCTGCTCTCCATTATTGAAGCATTTATGGGTGAGGCTGAATCAAGTAAGAAGCTTGCAAGCGATGGCATTCAGCTGGGCTTGAAGATTCAATCGCCATTTGTGGAAGCGTGCGGTTGGATGCGGATGGGACATGCCGTTCAGATGTTGGATCACTATGATACAGAACTGGCGGTTGAATGCTATGAAACGGCACTGAATATCATGGAAAAAATAAATGTTTCCCGGGGGAAGGCTGAACCATACATGGGTTTGTCAGTTCTCTACGGAAAAAAACAGATGCATCAACAGGCTGTAGAAATGTCGGAAAAAGGCTTGCAGGAAACAGAAAAGGTCAATGATCGCTGGCTCAGTTCTATCATTCGACTAGGCCTTGGCATCACACAAGTATACAATAACAGTTTCATAGACGCATTAGAGACTATGGCAGAAACCCTGGAAGAATTCAAATCTTGCGGCGACAGATATGGGATGATTGTCAGCCGCTTCTGGTTCGCATATATTGCGTTTAAGCAGGGTAAGGAGAAAGTATTCATGGATGAGATGGGAATTTTTTTGCGGGAAGTCCAAATGCATGCGTATGACTTCTTTCTGAAAAAAAGAACGATGTTCGGACCTTCTGACGTGCAGAATGTGGCTCCAATGCTTCTGAAAGCAAAAGAACTGGATATTGAAGCAACGTTCGTATCACGTACATTGCATGAATTGGGGTTTAATGAAACGATTAAAAGCCATCCCGGTTACACGCTGTCGATTCAAACATTCGGTCATTTAGAGGTTTCATTGGGCGAAAAACAGCTTGAAAGCAGCGACTGGCAGCGTGGCAAGGCAAAGGAGCTTTTTGAATACTTTATAACAAACCGGAAAACGCTCATGCCGAAAGAGGAGATCTTCCACGCTTTATGGCCTGACCAGGACGAAGACAGTGCAAATAAATTGTTCAAAGTTACATTTAATGCATTATTAAAAGCGTTGGAGCCGGATCGGAAGCCGCGTCAGGAATCTTTCTTTATTCAGCGGAATGGCAGTTCCTATGGATTGAATGCTGACTCCGGGTATAAATTGGATTGTGTCATGTTTGAAAAAGGGGTATTAAGCGGAATTGAAGAAAGTGACCCGAAGCATGCAAAAGAGTTACTGGAAAGAACGCTAGCCCTGTATCAAGGGAGCTATTTGGCAGATGTACGTTATGCTGATTGGTGTATGACAGAACGTGAAAGGCTGCAATTAATCTATCTTCGCGGATGTGAAAAGATGGCCCAAGTCACCATAAGGCTTCATGAATTCAATGCATGCATCGAATGGTGTGAAAAGATTCTGAAGCTGGATCCGGCGTGGGAAGAGGCATACCGGCTGTTAATGTACAGTTATTACCAGAATAATAACCGTCCACAGGCAATAAGGTGGTATGAAAAGTGTGCCGTCATGCTGGACCGCGAGCTGGGAATTGAACCAATGGAACCGACAAAAGAATTGTATGAGATGATAATTAAATCAGAAGACTTAAACACGATTAACTGA
- the msrA gene encoding peptide-methionine (S)-S-oxide reductase MsrA, which translates to MKKATFAGGCFWCMVKPFDQWDGIHGVVSGYTGGHVENPTYEDVKKGTTGHYEAVEITYDPNVIAYEEILEIYWRQIDPTDDGGQFHDRGDSYRTAIFYHNDTQKEAAIQSRKALAESGKFSKPIVTDIAPVSTFYPAEDYHQDFYKKNESHYKADRAKSGRDEYIAEVWEQQE; encoded by the coding sequence TTGAAGAAAGCCACATTTGCCGGGGGATGTTTCTGGTGTATGGTTAAACCGTTTGATCAGTGGGACGGCATACATGGGGTAGTGTCCGGCTATACTGGCGGGCATGTGGAAAATCCGACGTATGAAGATGTGAAAAAAGGCACGACCGGGCACTATGAAGCAGTCGAGATAACGTATGATCCCAATGTTATAGCGTATGAAGAAATCCTCGAAATCTACTGGAGGCAAATTGATCCGACTGATGACGGCGGACAATTTCATGATCGCGGAGATTCATATCGGACAGCAATCTTTTACCATAATGATACACAGAAGGAGGCTGCCATCCAATCGAGGAAAGCACTTGCCGAAAGCGGAAAGTTTTCCAAGCCGATTGTAACGGATATAGCGCCTGTTTCAACATTTTATCCTGCAGAAGACTATCATCAGGATTTCTATAAAAAAAATGAAAGCCATTATAAAGCGGACCGGGCCAAATCAGGACGGGATGAATATATCGCGGAAGTATGGGAGCAGCAGGAGTAA
- a CDS encoding branched-chain amino acid ABC transporter permease, which translates to MQLRQVEKSTWIYLGIALILFAVPFIFTERSILFLIMQIFIFGIFAMSYDLLLGYTGIISFGHAMFFGIGAYSAALMMNQNDATIISLVAGIILAVIIAALVSFIAGIMTLRLKSHYYAMLTLALAGLFLVAAEKWTSLTGGGEGFTFLLPDLLRDSGTMYVICLVSLIIFFFGLRRFTNSPMGKVLVAIRENENRTESLGFQVLHYKVIVSVISGIIASLAGVLYVLSLRFIDTSVFAVDVTLDALLMTIIGGVGTLVGPIIGAGLMEFAHHWLSDLADVHWIFERWIIIYGTVYILAVIFFPQGIIGTIQGKFVNRLRK; encoded by the coding sequence ATGCAGTTGCGTCAAGTTGAAAAAAGCACCTGGATTTATCTAGGTATTGCACTGATTTTATTTGCGGTACCATTCATTTTCACTGAACGAAGCATTCTGTTTTTAATCATGCAGATTTTTATTTTTGGCATCTTTGCTATGAGTTATGATTTGCTTTTAGGCTATACCGGCATTATATCGTTTGGGCATGCCATGTTTTTCGGAATCGGTGCATATTCTGCGGCTTTGATGATGAATCAAAACGATGCGACGATTATTTCACTCGTTGCCGGTATTATACTGGCCGTTATCATTGCTGCACTTGTCAGCTTTATTGCCGGCATCATGACATTACGCCTGAAAAGTCATTATTATGCCATGCTGACACTGGCCCTCGCAGGTCTGTTTCTGGTAGCGGCAGAGAAGTGGACCAGTCTGACCGGAGGCGGGGAAGGGTTTACATTTTTGCTTCCTGATCTGCTTCGTGATTCTGGAACAATGTATGTGATATGTCTCGTTTCATTAATTATTTTCTTTTTTGGGCTCAGAAGATTTACTAATTCACCAATGGGCAAAGTGCTGGTGGCAATTCGGGAAAATGAAAACCGAACTGAATCACTCGGATTTCAGGTGCTTCATTATAAAGTAATCGTCAGTGTTATTTCCGGAATCATTGCAAGCCTTGCAGGTGTTTTATATGTTTTATCACTGCGCTTTATCGATACCAGCGTTTTTGCTGTGGATGTAACACTGGACGCACTTCTGATGACCATCATCGGAGGAGTCGGAACGCTGGTCGGACCGATTATCGGCGCCGGGTTAATGGAATTCGCGCACCATTGGTTGTCGGATTTGGCCGATGTACATTGGATTTTCGAACGATGGATTATTATATATGGAACCGTTTATATTCTGGCTGTAATCTTTTTTCCACAGGGTATTATTGGTACAATTCAAGGCAAATTTGTAAATCGCTTACGAAAGTGA
- a CDS encoding branched-chain amino acid ABC transporter permease, translating into MDLIFGLTINGLATGMIIFLLAAGLTLIFGLMDVLNFAHGGLFVWGAFSGVWVYNLTGSFLLGIGAAIVTGLILGAITEFLIIRPVYGNHIQQILITLGLMLVLAELIKVVFGPEQQSAQPPAFLDGSFMLWDVIIIKYRLFIIAVGILVYAATSFILKRTRIGLIVRAGVMDKEMVQSLGINIQFVFMAVFMVGAAMAALSGMLMAPYSGVIYAEMGLEFAILAFIVVVIGGMGSFKGSLYAALLVGLTQAFMAYYVPALSLAVNMLLMAAVLIFRPQGLFKVKG; encoded by the coding sequence ATGGATTTAATTTTCGGATTAACCATTAATGGCCTGGCCACCGGAATGATTATATTTTTGCTCGCAGCCGGCCTGACACTGATTTTCGGATTAATGGACGTTCTGAATTTCGCCCATGGCGGCTTGTTTGTCTGGGGCGCCTTCAGTGGGGTATGGGTGTACAACTTAACTGGCAGCTTTTTGCTTGGAATTGGCGCAGCGATTGTTACCGGCCTGATTCTCGGGGCGATAACGGAGTTTTTGATTATCAGACCGGTATACGGGAATCATATCCAGCAAATATTGATTACGCTTGGGCTTATGCTTGTACTGGCTGAATTGATTAAAGTGGTGTTCGGGCCGGAACAGCAATCCGCCCAACCGCCGGCATTTCTGGACGGGAGTTTTATGCTGTGGGATGTCATTATTATCAAATATCGGTTATTCATCATTGCAGTCGGCATTCTTGTATACGCTGCGACTTCCTTTATATTAAAACGGACACGAATTGGTTTGATAGTCCGGGCAGGTGTGATGGATAAAGAAATGGTCCAGTCGCTCGGGATAAACATACAATTTGTATTTATGGCTGTATTTATGGTCGGGGCAGCGATGGCCGCATTAAGCGGTATGCTGATGGCACCGTACTCCGGTGTGATTTATGCGGAAATGGGACTTGAATTTGCAATCCTGGCATTTATTGTCGTTGTAATTGGCGGAATGGGCAGTTTTAAAGGATCATTGTACGCAGCACTTTTGGTTGGATTAACACAGGCGTTTATGGCCTATTATGTGCCTGCCCTCAGCTTGGCGGTTAATATGCTGCTGATGGCAGCGGTGTTGATTTTCCGTCCACAGGGATTATTCAAGGTGAAGGGGTGA
- a CDS encoding substrate-binding domain-containing protein produces MKTGRVISLLFVMLFIAAFTAACGDGGEASGEGEGKETIKVGVLASLTGALEAYGEQTKRGFELGIEYATDGTMEVAGKKIEVIYEDTETDPKVARQKALGLLEEENVDFLVGSSSSGDTLAVTPLAKEYETIMIVEPAVADSITGSEYNDYIFRTARNSSQDAAAAAAAIADKGVKIAALAPDSAFGRDGVAAFEKAVTDLSAKIIHEEYADPSATDFTANIQKIIDADPDYLFVVWAGANTPWNQIADMKLQDRGIDITTGAPDIAALSTMKPLVGMKGFTVYYHTLPDNKINDWLVKEHKERYGEVPDLFTPGGMSAAIAIVEALKKTEGNASADKLITTMEGMSFDTPKGEMTFRPEDHQALQSLYAITLKNKEGYDYPVPVLERVLTPEETAPPIKND; encoded by the coding sequence ATGAAAACAGGGCGGGTCATCAGTCTATTGTTCGTAATGCTATTTATTGCTGCCTTTACTGCAGCTTGCGGCGATGGTGGAGAAGCTTCAGGTGAGGGAGAAGGAAAGGAAACTATTAAAGTCGGTGTGCTTGCTTCCCTGACCGGGGCATTGGAAGCTTATGGCGAACAGACAAAACGGGGTTTTGAACTTGGGATCGAATATGCAACCGATGGAACGATGGAGGTTGCCGGTAAAAAGATTGAAGTTATATATGAGGATACAGAAACAGACCCAAAGGTTGCCCGTCAAAAAGCTTTGGGTCTATTGGAAGAGGAAAATGTGGATTTTCTCGTCGGTTCGTCAAGTTCCGGTGATACGTTGGCCGTAACACCGCTCGCTAAAGAGTATGAAACGATTATGATAGTTGAACCAGCTGTAGCGGACAGTATCACCGGGTCGGAATACAATGATTATATTTTTCGGACAGCCCGTAATTCATCACAGGATGCTGCAGCGGCAGCGGCAGCAATCGCCGATAAAGGCGTGAAAATAGCTGCGTTGGCACCTGATTCCGCATTCGGCAGGGATGGAGTTGCAGCATTTGAGAAAGCGGTAACTGACCTTAGTGCGAAAATTATTCATGAAGAATATGCGGATCCTTCAGCAACAGACTTCACTGCGAACATCCAGAAGATTATTGACGCGGATCCGGACTATTTATTTGTTGTCTGGGCCGGGGCGAATACACCGTGGAACCAGATTGCGGATATGAAACTTCAGGACCGTGGAATTGATATTACGACAGGTGCACCTGACATTGCTGCATTATCAACGATGAAACCGCTGGTAGGCATGAAAGGATTCACCGTCTACTATCACACACTGCCGGATAATAAAATTAATGATTGGCTTGTCAAAGAGCATAAAGAGCGCTATGGAGAAGTGCCGGATTTATTTACACCCGGTGGAATGAGCGCAGCTATCGCAATTGTGGAAGCGCTTAAAAAGACGGAAGGAAATGCTTCTGCTGATAAGTTGATAACAACAATGGAAGGGATGAGTTTTGATACGCCAAAAGGAGAGATGACATTTCGTCCGGAAGACCATCAGGCATTGCAGTCGCTTTATGCAATTACATTAAAAAATAAAGAAGGATATGATTACCCGGTGCCGGTGCTGGAACGTGTTCTCACACCGGAAGAAACAGCACCACCAATTAAAAATGATTAA
- a CDS encoding NCS2 family permease, whose translation MKKYFHFQELGTNYRTEFMAGLTTFLAMAYILFVIPSTMALEGVDQLPEGVTRINKEAVFTATAIAAALGSLFMGIIAKYPIALGPGMGLNAFFAYTVVLGYGIPWQTALSGVLASGIIFVLLTLSGFREKIINAIPANLKLAVGAGIGLFIAFIGFQSAGIIVGSDATLVALGDFTSPHVLLALFGVIVSVILLTLNIQGGIFYGMILTSIAGILFGLIDPPSGVGGIVGEVPSLAPTFGQAFAHFGDIFSMEMLVVILTFLFVDFFDTAGTLVAVATQAGLIKDNKLPRAGKALFSDSGATVVGAIVGTSTTTSYIESTAGVAAGGRSGFTPVVTAGFFLLALFFSPLLSVVTAEVTAPALIIVGVLMSSSLKDIDWSEFEIAVPAFFTIIMMPLTYSIATGIALGFIFYPITMALKGRMKEIHPVMYGLFVIFILYFIFLS comes from the coding sequence TTGAAAAAATATTTTCATTTTCAGGAACTTGGAACGAACTACCGTACTGAGTTCATGGCGGGGCTGACAACCTTTTTGGCTATGGCTTATATACTGTTTGTTATTCCGTCAACAATGGCATTGGAAGGGGTTGATCAACTTCCTGAAGGTGTCACAAGGATTAATAAAGAAGCAGTATTTACCGCTACTGCCATTGCCGCTGCACTTGGTTCGCTTTTCATGGGGATCATAGCAAAATATCCAATTGCACTTGGACCGGGCATGGGACTGAATGCATTCTTTGCTTACACAGTAGTGCTTGGTTACGGGATACCATGGCAAACTGCACTATCCGGTGTTTTGGCATCTGGAATTATATTTGTTCTTCTGACATTATCCGGATTCCGTGAAAAAATTATTAACGCTATCCCGGCAAATTTGAAACTCGCGGTAGGAGCGGGGATAGGCTTGTTTATTGCATTCATCGGATTTCAGAGTGCGGGGATAATTGTCGGCAGTGATGCTACACTTGTTGCCCTGGGAGATTTTACTTCACCACATGTATTATTAGCTCTTTTTGGAGTTATTGTTTCAGTAATTTTATTGACGTTGAACATACAGGGTGGAATTTTTTACGGCATGATCCTGACATCCATTGCGGGGATTTTGTTCGGACTGATTGACCCGCCATCCGGTGTTGGAGGTATCGTAGGCGAAGTTCCAAGTTTGGCGCCTACATTTGGACAGGCTTTCGCGCATTTCGGGGATATTTTTTCCATGGAAATGCTGGTCGTTATTTTAACATTCCTCTTTGTCGACTTTTTTGATACAGCAGGGACTCTTGTCGCCGTGGCAACGCAGGCGGGACTGATAAAAGATAATAAATTGCCGCGTGCGGGGAAAGCATTGTTTTCTGACTCCGGTGCAACAGTTGTGGGGGCGATTGTAGGTACATCCACGACAACATCTTATATTGAGTCAACAGCTGGTGTTGCAGCTGGCGGCCGCTCCGGATTCACACCGGTTGTTACAGCAGGTTTTTTTCTTCTGGCATTATTTTTCTCACCATTATTGAGTGTTGTGACAGCGGAAGTTACCGCACCGGCATTGATTATTGTCGGCGTGTTAATGTCATCGTCCCTGAAGGATATAGACTGGAGCGAATTCGAAATAGCGGTACCGGCGTTTTTTACAATAATTATGATGCCATTGACGTACAGCATCGCAACCGGAATTGCACTCGGATTTATTTTCTACCCGATTACGATGGCATTGAAGGGACGTATGAAAGAAATCCATCCGGTGATGTATGGGCTCTTTGTAATCTTTATTCTTTATTTTATTTTCTTAAGTTAG
- a CDS encoding ABC transporter ATP-binding protein: MNSLLEVKQVKAYIQQFHILHDISFEVPKGEVTVLLGRNGAGKTTTLRTIMGLNSMSNGSILFKDREIGGLKTHSIAKGGVGYVPEDQGIFAELTVGENMKVAIKKEDEETTQRMEWILELFPDLNKFWKKQGGKLSGGQKQMLAIARAYVNENDLLLIDEPSKGLAPIIVEKVMESIQEMKERTTILLVEQNFMMASKIGDRFYIIDDGRTVHNGSMEDLRNDKMLMQKYLGIA; this comes from the coding sequence ATGAACAGCTTGCTTGAGGTAAAACAGGTTAAAGCATACATACAGCAGTTTCATATTTTACACGATATTTCCTTTGAGGTTCCAAAAGGCGAGGTAACAGTGCTGCTCGGAAGAAATGGTGCCGGCAAGACGACAACATTACGGACGATTATGGGATTAAACAGCATGTCAAACGGCTCTATCTTATTTAAAGATCGCGAAATTGGCGGGTTAAAGACACATTCCATTGCTAAAGGCGGTGTTGGCTATGTACCGGAGGATCAGGGTATTTTTGCTGAACTGACTGTCGGCGAAAATATGAAGGTTGCCATCAAGAAGGAAGATGAGGAAACAACTCAACGGATGGAATGGATTCTTGAACTTTTTCCGGACTTAAACAAATTTTGGAAAAAACAAGGCGGTAAGCTGAGCGGGGGACAGAAGCAGATGCTTGCCATAGCACGGGCATATGTGAATGAAAATGATCTGCTGCTGATTGACGAGCCAAGTAAAGGCCTTGCCCCGATTATAGTGGAAAAGGTTATGGAATCCATCCAGGAAATGAAGGAACGAACAACTATTTTACTGGTAGAACAGAATTTCATGATGGCAAGCAAAATTGGTGACCGCTTTTATATTATTGATGATGGCCGAACCGTTCACAACGGCAGTATGGAAGATTTACGCAATGATAAAATGCTGATGCAGAAATACCTCGGTATAGCTTAA
- a CDS encoding MFS transporter: MSNQDSLTPLKMLLFSFHATNTIIISFLPLYLKYKGLNGTEIGWVLAVGPLASIFSQPFWGYMSDKYKTVKRMLILCIIGLLISSVLFFQMNGLIAIILMGAVFYFFTSPIGALGDSLAQRRADDLQVSFGTIRTWGSIGFATSSLIVGEVLSKVGVQYMIWPYVFFGTIALIVAFRLTDVKVESDPIQLSDIKQLLNNKPFLIFLFMIMFLTISHRANDSFIGLYITQLGGSEGLVGLAWFVGVVSEALVFALAGRWFRKFHTLVFIIIAGAIYSLRWFVYAAVEDPMYIIALQVLHGVTFGIFYLSALEYVTRLIPRLMQSTGHLMFYAVFFGISGIIGSLTGGALIDSYGGGTLYAVMGFCALTGTIFLVVYHVLPFGKKSRGS; the protein is encoded by the coding sequence ATGTCAAATCAAGATTCACTGACACCGCTGAAAATGCTGTTGTTCAGCTTTCATGCGACTAATACAATCATTATCAGCTTTTTGCCGCTGTATCTGAAATATAAAGGGCTGAATGGTACGGAAATTGGATGGGTGCTGGCTGTCGGACCGTTGGCATCTATCTTCTCTCAGCCGTTTTGGGGGTACATGAGTGATAAATATAAGACAGTTAAACGAATGCTGATTTTATGTATCATCGGACTTCTGATCAGCAGTGTTTTATTTTTTCAGATGAACGGGTTAATCGCCATTATCCTGATGGGCGCCGTGTTTTACTTTTTCACTTCGCCAATCGGGGCGTTAGGTGACAGTTTGGCACAACGGCGGGCAGATGATTTGCAAGTTTCGTTCGGAACTATCCGCACGTGGGGATCAATCGGATTCGCCACTTCTTCACTGATTGTCGGCGAAGTACTTTCCAAAGTGGGTGTACAGTATATGATCTGGCCGTATGTATTTTTTGGAACAATTGCCCTGATCGTTGCTTTCCGGCTGACGGATGTCAAAGTGGAATCCGATCCAATTCAACTTAGTGATATTAAACAGCTGTTAAACAATAAACCTTTTCTTATTTTCCTGTTTATGATTATGTTTCTGACCATCTCCCATCGTGCCAATGACAGTTTTATTGGCTTATACATCACACAGCTTGGCGGCAGTGAAGGACTTGTCGGACTTGCCTGGTTTGTCGGAGTGGTAAGTGAGGCGCTTGTATTTGCTCTGGCAGGACGCTGGTTTCGGAAATTCCATACGCTCGTCTTCATTATCATCGCAGGAGCCATTTACAGTTTACGCTGGTTCGTCTATGCAGCGGTTGAGGATCCGATGTATATTATCGCGCTTCAGGTACTGCACGGTGTGACATTCGGAATCTTTTACTTATCGGCACTGGAGTATGTAACACGACTGATCCCTAGACTGATGCAGTCGACCGGACACCTTATGTTTTATGCAGTATTTTTCGGAATATCCGGGATCATCGGCTCCCTTACCGGCGGCGCACTGATTGACTCTTACGGCGGTGGCACCTTGTATGCTGTAATGGGCTTCTGTGCATTGACCGGAACGATATTCCTCGTGGTGTACCATGTACTGCCTTTTGGAAAAAAATCCCGTGGATCATGA
- a CDS encoding ABC transporter ATP-binding protein: MTAILETTDLSISFGGHTAVNRISVQIPEKKFTSIIGPNGAGKTTLFNLLSGQLTPTEGKIFYKGQNITRLSTTKRARMGIGRSFQITNVFPDLTVLENVRLAVQSEAKVRYQMLAHFKHYKKFADKAMSLLEKVFLELKAEQLAANLAHGEKRKLELAMLLALKTDILLLDEPTAGMSLEEVPAIIDVIKNIKAEEDRTIVLIEHKMDMIMDLSDEVLVLFHGELLAKGTPEEIIENETVQSAYLGGMYDEQLA, encoded by the coding sequence ATGACGGCGATACTGGAAACAACGGACTTGTCCATATCTTTTGGCGGTCATACTGCGGTGAATCGCATTTCGGTACAGATTCCTGAAAAGAAATTCACCTCCATTATAGGGCCGAATGGTGCGGGAAAAACAACTCTGTTCAATCTCCTGAGCGGACAGCTTACACCAACGGAAGGGAAGATTTTTTATAAAGGGCAGAATATAACCAGGCTTTCCACAACAAAACGTGCCCGAATGGGAATCGGACGATCATTTCAGATAACAAATGTTTTTCCCGATTTAACAGTTCTGGAAAATGTTCGGCTGGCAGTACAGTCAGAGGCAAAAGTACGTTACCAGATGCTTGCACACTTCAAGCATTATAAAAAATTTGCTGATAAGGCAATGTCGCTTTTGGAAAAGGTTTTTCTGGAATTAAAAGCTGAACAGCTTGCGGCAAATCTTGCACATGGGGAAAAACGAAAACTGGAATTGGCGATGCTGCTCGCTTTAAAAACAGATATTCTGTTGCTTGATGAACCGACTGCCGGCATGTCATTAGAAGAAGTCCCGGCGATTATTGACGTAATCAAAAATATTAAAGCAGAAGAGGATCGGACAATTGTACTTATCGAACACAAAATGGATATGATTATGGATCTTTCGGATGAAGTACTTGTTTTATTTCACGGGGAACTGCTGGCAAAAGGAACGCCTGAAGAGATTATTGAAAATGAAACAGTTCAGTCAGCTTATTTGGGAGGTATGTATGATGAACAGCTTGCTTGA